The Calliphora vicina chromosome 3, idCalVici1.1, whole genome shotgun sequence genome contains a region encoding:
- the Pgant6 gene encoding N-acetylgalactosaminyltransferase 6, producing MRRPNIKWLFKTGCLLIIVGTLFILLTGYLSASPYTNRLPNQRPNAAPYELQQRQNRKLGEPLLDDQPVGPAPVNEQSHKDHARKPPPFVPPVQHPQINKNDQQNAIEEEELNNAIDEEDPNQQQENVVENDQKPQQEQQQQILPPNQTKKDWHDYTAMERDVKRIGFGEQGKRATNNDESTRDLERKMSLENGFNAYLSDMISVNRSVPDIRNKGCRTKQYLPELPTVSIVIPYFNEHFSVLIRSVHSLMNRSPPELLKEIILVDDFSDREYLFKQLDQYVAENFPKLVQIIRLNKRTGLIGARMAGARKATAEVLIFLDSHIEANYNWLPPLLEPIAINKRTAVCPFIDVIDHSNFEYRAQDEGARGAFDWEFYYKRLPLLPTDLEDRTKPFKSPVMAGGLFAISREFFFELGGYDEGLDIWGGEQYELSFKIWMCGGEMYDAPCSRVAHIYRGPRNSSPSPRKGDYVHRNYKRVAEVWMDEYKNYLYEHGQGIYEQIDAGDLTEQKAIRTKLQCKSFKWFMENVAFDLVKVYPPIEPPDYAYGALQNLGTPSLCVDTLGKPRHSEVGLYPCHDDLTRPGRNQNWALSWHRDLRLRRKLDCLDVQQTYKNAPVWLWDCHGQGGNQFWSYDRENKWLVHGRNKGSSKRCLEASPRDRKLFVNVCDEDNQHMQWSFGVFNTTALDSFWEGIPKTH from the exons ATGAGGCGACCTAATATCAAGTGGCTTTTTAAAACTGGCTGTCTACTTATCATAGTTGGAACATTATTCATACTTTTAACGGGATACTTATCAGCCAGTCCATATACAAATCGTTTGCCAAATCAGCGACCGAATGCAGCGCCATATGAACTGCAACAGAGACAGAACAGAAAACTTGGAGAACCCTTGCTAGATGACCAACCAGTGGGACCAGCACCGGTAAATGAACAGTCCCATAAAGATCATGCAAGAAAGCCACCACCATTTGTGCCACCTGTACAACACcctcaaattaataaaaatgacCAGCAGAATGCCATTGAGGAAGAAGAGTTAAATAATGCAATTGATGAAGAAGATCCCAATCAGCAACAAGAAAATGTTGTTGAAAACGATCAAAAAccacaacaagaacaacaacaacaaatactgcCACCAAATCAAACGAAAAAAGATTGGCACGACTATACAGCCATGGAACGTGATGTCAAGCGTATTGGTTTCGGCGAACAGGGTAAACGTGCCACAAACAATGACGAATCGACGCGGGATTTAGAGCGCAAAATGTCTTTAGAAAATGGTTTCAATGCCTATTTGTCAGATATGATATCGGTAAATCGTTCAGTGCCCGATATACGGAATAAGGG CTGTCGCACAAAACAATATCTTCCAGAACTGCCAACGGTGAGCATAGTCATTCCATACTTCAATGAACACTTTAGTGTTCTAATACGCTCAGTACACAGTTTAATGAATCGTTCGCCGCCCGAATTGTTAAAGGAAATCATATTAGTCGATGACTTTAGCGATCGTGAATATCTGTTCAAGCAATTGGATCAGTATGTAGCCGAGAATTTCCCAAAGCTGGTACAAATTATACGCTTGAACAAGAGAACTGGTCTAATCGGAGCCCGCATGGCTGGGGCACGTAAGGCTACAGCTGAGGTCctaatatttttggattcgCATATAGAAGCAAACTATAATTGGCTGCCACCTCTATTGGAACCGATAGCCATCAATAAACGCACTGCTGTGTGTCCCTTTATCGATGTCATCGATCACAGCAATTTTGAGTATCGTGCTCAGGATGAAGGAGCACGTGGTGCTTTTGATTGGGAGTTTTACTATAAACGTTTGCCACTGTTGCCAACAGATTTGGAAGATCGCACCAAACCTTTCAAGAGTCCAGTTATGGCTGGAGGACTGTTTGCGATTTCTCGTGAGTTTTTCTTTGAGTTGGGTGGTTACGATGAAGGTTTGGACATCTGGGGAGGTGAACAATACGAATTAAGTTTCAAAATATGGATGTGTGGTGGTGAAATGTACGATGCTCCATGTTCTCGTGTAGCCCATATCTACAGAGGTCCCCGCAATAGTTCACCCAGTCCTCGTAAAGGGGATTATGTTCATAGA aattataaacgTGTTGCGGAGGTGTGGATGGAcgaatataaaaactatttatatgagCATGGCCAGGGCATCTACGAGCAAATTGACGCTGGAGATTTGACAGAACAGAAAGCCATACGCACAAAACTTCAGTGCAAATCGTTCAAGTGGTTCATGGAAAATGTGGCATTTGATTTAGTCAAGGTTTATCCACCAATTGAACCTCCAGACTATGCTTATGGCGCTCTGCAGAATTTAGGAACGCCTTCATTATGTGTCGACACACTTGGTAAACCTCGCCATTCCGAAGTTGGTTTATATCCCTGCCATGATGATCTCACACGTCCAGGACGCAACCAAAATTGGGCTCTAAGTTGGCATAGAGATTTGCGTTTGCGTCGCAAACTAGACTGCTTGGATGTCCAACAGACGTATAAAAATGCTCCGGTTTGGTTGTGGGATTGTCACGGTCAAGGTGGCAATCAATTCTGGTCATATGATCGTGAAAACAAATGGTTAGTTCATGGCCGAAATAAGGGCAGCAGCAAAAGATGTTTGGAAGCTTCGCCGAGAGACCGTAAGCTCTTTGTTAATGTTTGCGATGAAGATAACCAGCATATGCAATGGTCCTTCGGTGTTTTTAATACCACAGCACTGGATAGTTTTTGGGAGGGAATTCCCAAGACCCATTAA
- the Tet gene encoding methylcytosine dioxygenase TET isoform X4, translated as MHRATGRGRKPSAKAAKLNAAAATATAHSPRQVANSTISPVAATTVTATVVPHPSPNTNTNNNNNNNNNINTVVANNLLVNNTQQQLNTLHHQQQTSQQQQQQHIQQQQQIPNNQQLQQQQQQQHLTQTSNQHTQQQQHHLSTLHTQQQQHLSQQQQQQQQQQHHQLAAHTQPQQQQQQQQQTLHHQQQQQQQQQQSQSQQHHHHQHQQHQITAQIQTMKDQPQQPMAPMAFYPTWQADPSQGWQNQFIQQIPQNTPTITSLNSLDFQTQSYGYPSNGYVQTGLGFDPNYGRSPYGAPVQRYDFQSQQLSSAPINQVGLQGVGFGPAAVTYAGQVSTTPAAPSAVGLQQQQHLGSVSDLNKSMSGNDTPGYPRVSSVPPRSLNCNGYSGDYSGSPQQTSNSNNSNNSNSSTNAAAHATVAANNSTSASSLSASATGHNGGQTIAHNTSVSQPAASPMLAPNNQTVPPSPTRSVMQQPQSQAMTQQPRHVSQSPNQIPQSPNANMPLTQQQQQQQQQQYGGTTIPASPHHNVAGMQSQQQSHANIASPPQHPQPMQQDWNWSSQAQAANDPYQQTTGPGGERLNLNTRIKSMIMRKNDPKDPLSGAAPPDLHGMAGAPPPPLAGLNAPNANQQQQQTGHFLSYSHHLRSDSVMNANGSNGTSGPPPATQQTQSGLAAGGPLATEPIGGGGDQIWKPHHANSFKKPVVSGFPTVEPHHHNHHPHHQQLQHQQQPIAQAPPQHTTTAHSEPKKSRSRSKKSSSSSASASASASATSAAAAASSNNNHANADNADIDKNSHDPGGGHHLAHLANIKLEKNAPYPPPPSHYPPQHPDYHHAPYIKTEPGLIPGQPNKMEGYERNYQNFVQYADFCQNEVQGQPGSGTQSGMPQQPPHPHHQSQQDYAAAGYHPNTGYYGTSSSFQQNYQQNFVPNYQHSASSFGNAHGMHPHANAMSHGHTKSMNGPLAKHHASSLHHHNSHMMDVDRKPETNSIIPLPTNYEKDIPAHAYPIPPHRYPLGHAPPHGHLGPGLLEPKIENIDSGYGATAYPFHGEGGPAAIKNSTGFSCCRQGGTRAPTAEHLKDGSCTGMQTKDEIILEEEEAQAANQNGAKPKKKIVKQEESNEIVVKHEKINPLFDTSDRLEKGNKTEVPECDCFQSDKSPPEPGTYYTHLGTASNLADLRREFEERTQVTGRQLRIEKILYSGKEGKTSTGCPLAKWVLRRADPEEKILVVVKKRPGHRCIAAYVVVCMVVWDGMPRMEADNAYKNLIPKLNKFGLPTTRRCATNENRTCACQGLDPESSGASYSFGCSWSMYYNGCKYARSKTVRKFRLSVKSEESAIEEHMNMLATILAPMFKQMCPRSYDNQTRYEKEAQDCRLGNKPGKPFSGVSACLDFCAHAHRDLHNMQDGCTVQVALLKPSNRDVSHPDDEQLHILPLYTMDTTDEFETIEGQREKHRTGAVQILDKFPCEVRVRSTPLIPCRRHGKKRKEDETTPVEADTNAATPAPATEAQTATNGSTPVAAKKDSNGSSTNTNANPSANNSPNAANTATASASKSKSKAKTQQSTTTATSVPPTTPSPRCQTPVTNNPSPAGSAFTTPPVSNNNNHSNSPASNGSTTGGNQPNNQLMSSNSSLMNMATMIDTFTDAQLQSNQISSTVLDSPYSYDYQTGSYIDSRNYYGNWPPPPHPHNPHNPHNPHAPAHTVAPMGTAAPIGPPTTPTIPNANVNPMANAPTTPSGVLQTQTQQHSTGAAQIEGNGYNTGCYNNLPTAGSQQLTQVHDVRGEVKSRGSEENPDSTTLVNNSLAAESKLTTLTPMTPMTNLTTQHHPHAPPPPHHPHASPLEEGFVKPKPPTDYSQYSQYPNNYQMYPPPHSAYSAYDAYQNMNYNYGYHQAYSPYGMYPQQTPPPTPPPSANWNMYGHHQGTANTVTATPYSSAPLPPSATGPIHQTGQMLNSGPMLPIQTTLSNGNTNMKMATDSGVLPPPTMVSNNAALCGQNPSLSNPQTSITDLNNTPAPNNLNGEANAPPNSNAGLTSPDNNIVNEGNNISAATTLTSAANDNTNMSAATPSPVSMATDSSNSACPTTNTNPNKIEPIGEVTEFNENVEAFQDPQMGGVAIALNHGSVLIECAKHEMHATTALKHPNRHEPTRMTLIFYQHRNLNRNHHGIDEWEEKMRVKKINTDLDNKAKEEKEKIKKEQIVENEDDEEDEEMSSAAVTNATAIAPVAAKTTPPKKDVNTSGGNGNGKGGNGSAGGGGNAPSGGKKKKEPAKKNVQNSQTNNSNNTSNSNNNNNNGSEPKNEKVALRAPTLTTTSWTTLFPMHPCVVTGPYQEGNSSPTSTTVQQQQQQQMLEQPQQLQQQQQQQQQPMQT; from the exons ACGGGTCGTGGTCGTAAACCATCTGCTAAAGCTGCAAAGTTAAATGCGGCCGCTGCTACAGCAACTGCGCATTCACCACGTCAGGTTGCGAATTCAACGATTAGTCCAGTAGCTGCCACAACAGTGACGGCAACAGTAGTGCCACATCCCTCACCAAATACGAAtaccaataataataacaataacaacaacaatatcaatACGGTGGTTGCTAATAATTTGTTGGTGAATAATACTCAACAGCAATTAAATACATTGCATCATCAGCAACAAACAagtcaacaacagcagcagcaacatatacagcaacaacagcaaatacCAAATAATCAACAattgcaacagcagcaacaacaacagcatctAACACAAACATCTAATCAACATACtcaacagcagcaacatcatTTATCTACACTACACactcaacaacagcaacatttatcacaacaacaacagcagcagcagcaacaacagcatcatcaacTAGCAGCTCATACTCAAcctcaacaacagcagcagcaacaacaacaaactctgcatcatcagcagcagcaacaacaacagcagcaacagtcCCAGTCccagcagcatcatcatcaccaaCATCAGCAACATCAAATAACCGCACAAATTCAAACCATGAAGGATCAACCTCAACAACCCATG GCACCCATGGCCTTTTATCCCACATGGCAAGCTGATCCTTCGCAGGGATGGCAAAATCAATTCATCCAACAAATACCACAGAATACGCCAACCATAACGTCGCTCAACTCGTTGGACTTTCAGACACAATCATACGGTTATCCATCAAATGGATATGTACAGACTGGTCTAGGATTTGATCCCAACTATGGACGTTCGCCATATGGAGCGCCCGTGCAGCGCTATGATTTCCAGAGTCAACAACTATCCAGTGCACCCATTAATCAGGTCGGTTTGCAGGGTGTAGGTTTCGGGCCGGCCGCAGTAACATATGCTGGGCAGGTATCGACCACACCCGCAGCGCCTTCAGCGGTGGGtttgcaacagcaacaacatttgGGCAGTGTATCAGATCTCAACAAATCGATGTCGGGAAACGACACGCCTGGATATCCACGGGTGAGCAGCGTGCCGCCGCGCTCACTCAATTGTAACGGATATTCAGGCGACTATAGCGGCAGTCCTCAGCAGACTTCGAACTCTAATAAcagtaacaacagcaacagcagtaCAAATGCAGCTGCTCATGCCACTGTTGCAGCAAATAACTCCACATCAGCTTCATCGTTATCGGCATCCGCAACGGGCCACAATGGTGGTCAAACTATTGCTCACAACACATCTGTTTCACAACCGGCAGCTTCGCCAATGTTGGCGCCAAATAACCAAACTGTGCCACCATCTCCCACTCGTAGTGTCATGCAACAACCTCAGTCTCAGGCGATGACACAACAGCCACGCCATGTTTCTCAGTCACCCAATCAGATTCCTCAATCGCCCAATGCCAATATGCCATTaacacagcaacaacagcagcagcagcagcaacaatatgGTGGCACAACCATACCGGCTTCGCCTCATCACAATGTGGCCGGCATGCAGTCGCAACAGCAGAGTCATGCAAATATTGCCTCACCACCCCAACACCCCCAACCCATGCAACAAGACTGGAATTGGAGCAGCCAAGCACAGGCTGCCAATGATCCGTATCAACAGACCACGGGTCCGGGTGGAGAACGTTTAAATCTCAACACTCGCATTAAATCGATGATTATGCGTAAGAATGATCCAAAAGATCCGCTATCCGGTGCAGCACCGCCCGATCTGCATGGTATGGCTGGAGCACCACCTCCACCCTTGGCTGGACTCAATGCCCCAAATGCCaaccagcagcaacaacagacCGGTCATTTTTTATCGTATAGCCACCATCTCCGAAGCGATTCAGTAATGAACGCCAATGGTTCGAATGGTACTAGTGGACCACCTCCTGCAACGCAGCAAACCCAATCTGGCTTAGCAGCGGGGGGCCCACTGGCAACAGAACCAATCGGAGGTGGTGGCGACCAAATTTGGAAACCACACCACGCAAACTCTTTTAAGAAACCCGTGGTATCTGGTTTTCCAACTGTGGAACCtcatcatcataatcatcatcCTCACCACCAGCAActacaacatcaacaacagcCCATTGCACAAGCACCTCCTCAACATACTACGACCGCTCATAGTGAACCAAAAAAGTCCCGAAGTAGAAGTAAAAAATCGTCATCATCCTCTGCCTCAGCGTCAGCGTCAGCGTCAGCCACATCCGCCGCAGCCGCCGCCTCATCTAATAACAATCATGCAAATGCAGATAATGCTGACATCGATAAAAATAGCCATGATCCTGGAGGTGGTCACCATCTGGCACATTTGGCAAATATCAAGTTAGAAAAGAATGCTCCGTATCCCCCACCACCCTCACATTATCCGCCACAGCACCCAGATTATCATCATGCTCCTTATATCAAAACCGAGCCCGGTTTAATACCCGGCCAACCCAATAAAATGGAAGGTTACGAGCGCAACTATCAGAACTTTGTGCAATATGCCGACTTCTGTCAAAATGAAGTTCAAGGTCAGCCCGGTTCCGGAACACAATCCGGAATGCCCCAACAACCTCCCCATCCACATCATCAAAGTCAACAGGACTACGCTGCGGCAGGTTATCACCCCAACACCGGTTATTATGGTACTTCGTCGAGTTTTCAACAGAACTATCAACAAAATTTCGTCCCCAACTATCAACATTCAGCCTCATCTTTTGGCAATGCCCATGGTATGCATCCGCATGCAAATGCCATGTCCCACGGTCACACAAAATCAATGAATGGGCCTTTGGCTAAACACCATGCGTCTAGTTTGCATCATCACAACAGTCATATGATGGATGTGGATCGTAAACCGGAAACCAATAGCATAATACCGTTGCCAACCAACTATGAGAAGGACATACCAGCTCATGCATATCCCATACCACCACATCGGTATCCATTGGGACATGCACCACCTCATGGACATCTGGGTCCCGGGTTATTGGAGCCCAAAATCGAGAATATAGATAGTGGTTACGGTGCTACCGCTTACCCTTTTCACGGTGAAGGAGGTCCAGCCGCTATTAAAAATAGCACTGGATTCTCCTGCTGTCGTCAAGGTGGCACTCGTGCTCCCACTGCAGAACATCTGAAAGATGGCTCCTGTACGGGCATGCAAACCAAAGACGAGATTATTTTGGAAGAAGAAGAGGCACAAGCGGCCAACCAGAATGGTGCTAAACCAAAGAAAAAGATCGTTAAACAAGAGGAAAGCAATGAAATTGTTGTTAAACATGAAAAAATCAATCCTCTTTTTGATACTTCGGATCGTTTGGAGAAGGGAAACAAAACGGAAGTTCCGGAATGTGATTGTTTTCAATCTGACAAAAGTCCACCCGAACCTGGTACATACTACACTCATCTCG gtacTGCTTCCAATTTGGCGGATTTGCGTAGAGAATTCGAAGAGCGAACACAAGTCACGGGTCGCCAGTTgcgaattgaaaaaatattgtacagTGGCAAAGAAGGTAAAACTTCTACGGGTTGTCCATTAGCTAAATGGGTCCTACGAAGAGCTGATCCCGAAGAAAAGATTCTAGTCGTTGTCAAAAAGCGGCCTGGTCATAG ATGTATAGCTGCCTATGTTGTAGTCTGTATGGTTGTCTGGGATGGTATGCCTCGTATGGAGGCAGACAATGCTTACAAGAATCTTATACCAAAACTTAACAAATTCGGCTTGCCCACAACACGTCGTTGTGCCACTAATGAAAATCGCACATGCGCATGTCAAG GTCTGGATCCCGAATCTTCTGGGGCCTCATATAGCTTTGGCTGTTCATGGTCAATGTACTATAATGGTTGTAAATATGCACGTTCCAAAACCGTAAGAAAATTCCGTCTTTCGGTTAAGAGTGAAGAGTCTGCCATTGAAGAGCACATGAATATGCTGGCCACAATTTTGGCACCGATGTTTAAGCAAATGTGTCCACGTTCCTATGACAATCAAACTCGTTATGAGAAGGAAGCTCAAGATTGCCGTCTTGGTAACAAGCCGGGTAAACCATTTTCAGGTGTCAGTGCATGTTTAGACTTTTGTGCTCACGCCCACCGAGACTTACACAACATGCAAGATGGCTGTACGGTACAGGTGGCTCTACTGAAACCATCAAATCGTGATGTCTCCCATCCAGACGACGAGCAACTTCACATCTTGCCTCTATATACAATGGACACTACTGATGAATTCGAAACGATTGAAGGACAAAGGGAAAAGCATCGAACTGGGGCAGTTCAAATTCTGGACAA ATTCCCCTGTGAAGTGCGTGTACGTTCCACACCTCTTATACCTTGTCGTAGACATGGAAAAAAACGCAAAGAGGATGAGACAACACCGGTAGAAGCTGATACCAATGCGGCAACACCTGCTCCAGCAACAGAAGCTCAAACGGCCACTAATGGATCTACACCAGTTGCAGCAAAAAAGGACTCGAATGGTAGCTCTACGAACACTAATGCGAATCCAAGTGCGAACAACAGCCCAAATGCAGCGAATACAGCTACAGCGTCGGCCTCAAAATCAAAGTCGAAGGCTAAAACGCAACAGTCAACGACTACTGCAACATCAGTGCCACCCACAACACCATCACCGCGTTGCCAAACTCCAGTTACAAATAATCCCAGTCCTGCAGGCAGTGCATTCACCACACCTCCCGTTAGCAACAATAACAATCATTCCAATTCCCCAGCCAGTAATGGCAGTACTACTGGAGGTAACCAACCAAACAACCAACTAATGTCGTCCAATTCCAGTCTAATGAACATGGCGACTATGATTGATACATTCACAGATGCCCAACTGCAATCGAATCAGATATCGAGTACCGTTTTGGATTCACCCTACTCCTATGACTATCAAACCGGTTCCTATATAGACTCGCGGAACTACTATGGCAACTGGCCTCCACCACCCCATCCGCACAATCCGCACAATCCACACAATCCACATGCTCCAGCGCATACAGTTGCTCCCATGGGCACAGCAGCGCCTATTGGTCCACCCACAACTCCAACAATACCGAATGCAAATGTTAATCCCATGGCGAACGCCCCAACAACACCCAGTGGCGTTCTTCAGACTCAGACTCAACAGCATTCGACCGGTGCAGCACAAATCGAGGGCAATGGTTACAATACCGGGTGCTATAACAATTTACCGACTGCAGGCAGCCAACAATTGACCCAGGTACATGACGTACGCGGTGAGGTTAAAAGTCGAGGCAGCGAAGAGAATCCCGACTCCACCACATTAGTCAACAACAGTTTAGCGGCAGAAAGTAAGTTAACTACTCTTACTCCTATGACACCAATGACTAATCTAACGACACAACATCATCCTCATGCTCCTCCTCCACCTCATCATCCCCATGCGTCTCCACTTGAAGAAGGTTTTGTTAAGCCAAAGCCACCGACTGACTACTCTCAGTACTCCCAGTATCCAAACAACTACCAGATGTATCCACCACCACACTCTGCATATTCAGCATACGATGCCTACCAGAACATGAACTACAACTATGGCTACCATCAGGCGTATTCTCCCTACGGCATGTATCCCCAGCAAACACCACCGCCCACGCCACCACCTTCGGCCAACTGGAACATGTATGGCCATCATCAAGGAACGGCGAATACAGTCACAGCCACCCCATACTCTTCAGCGCCATTACCACCCTCAGCCACTGGACCTATACATCAAACTGGACAAATGCTCAACTCGGGTCCCATGCTGCCAATTCAAACCACCCTATCGAATGGCAATACGAATATGAAAATGGCAACTGATAGTGGTGTCCTTCCACCCCCGACAATGGTAAGCAATAACGCAGCACTTTGTGGCCAGAACCCATCATTATCAAACCCTCAAACCAGTATAACTGATCTCAACAACACCCCGGCTCCAAACAATCTCAATGGGGAAGCAAATGCACCGCCCAACTCTAATGCAGGTCTCACATCTCCCGATAACAATATTGTTAATGAGGGCAATAACATTTCCGCAGCTACAACCCTCACATCAGCGGCAAATGACAATACGAACATGAGTGCAGCCACTCCCTCACCAGTTTCCATGGCCACAGATTCATCCAATTCGGCATGTCCCACAACAAATACTAATCCAAATAAGATTGAGCCCATTGGCGAAGTGACCGAATTCAATGAAAACGTTGAGGCTTTCCAAGATCCCCAAATGGGTGGTGTGGCAATAGCTTTAAATCATGGCAGTGTCTTGATAGAATGTGCCAAACACGAAATGCATGCGACGACCGCTTTAAAACATCCTAATCGGCATGAGCCCACACGCATGACTCTGATCTTTTACCAGCACCGCAATCTGAATCGAAACCATCATGGCATTGATGAGTGGGAGGAAAAGATGCGCGTTAAGAAGATCAACACCGACCTGGACAACAAGGCAAAAGAGgaaaaggaaaaaattaaaaaagaacaaatCGTCGAAAACGAAGACGATGAAGAGGATGAAGAAATGTCATCAGCAGCGGTTACCAATGCAACAGCAATCGCGCCTGTTGCAGCAAAAACAACACCGCCAAAAAAAGATGTCAATACAAGTGGTGGCAATGGTAATGGCAAAGGCGGTAATGGTAGCGCCGGCGGGGGAGGAAATGCACCCTCTGGCggcaaaaagaaaaaagaaccagctaaaaaaaatgtccaaaattctcaaaccaacaacagcaacaacactagcaacagcaataacaacaacaacaatggcaGTGAGCCAAAAAACGAGAAAGTTGCCCTCCGAGCACCCACACTAACAACAACTTCGTGGACAACCCTGTTTCCTATGCACCCATGTGTGGTTACAGGGCCTTATCAGGAGGGCAACAGTAGTCCAACGTCCACAACAgttcaacagcagcaacaacaacaaatgctGGAACAACCACAACaattgcaacaacaacagcagcaacaacaacagccaatGCAAACATAA